The genomic stretch GTGCCGCACCAGCTCGTTCATGAGAGTGTACCAGTCCCTGAGAATGACGCCCGGCTCGGGCCGCGGCTGGGCCAGCGCCCCCAGGCTCGCGACACACCACAGCAGCACCGCCGCAGCGAGCGCGGCAATCCGGCGACCACCCATTGTTCCCCCCCGAACCCTCCTGGCCGGCGTGCTTGTTCGCCGCGCCGTCCTCCTGCGGTTCTATTTCAACTCGGCAAGTGGTCTCTGGTCAATGCCTCCGCCAAAAGTCGGGATTGACGGAAAGATGCATAATTATCCGCGACCAACGGGATGCAGATTGACTTGCTTCGACGCCTGATGCAGCGTTGCGGCGCGTACCTCACAGGCAAATCGTCACAAGAAGCTGCGGAACGACGGCGTGGTTTGTCTGGCCAGTGGACGCGTGTGCGCCGGTTCCGCACGGAGTCTGGGAGGGCTCTGCGATGAAGTTCAAGATTCTTACGCTGCTTGCTGGTGCGGTGCTGATCACCGCCAGTTCGACTGCGGTCATGGCCGCGGGCAAGACTATCGCCGTATCGTGGAAGACTTTCCAGGAAGAGCGCTGGAAGACCGACGAAGCGGCGATCAAAAAAGTGGTCAAGGCCGCCGGCGATACTTACCTCTCGACCGACGCGCAAGGCTCGGCCCAGAAGCAGGCCGCCGACATCGAAAGCCTGATCTCGCAGAAGCCCGACGTGATCCTCGTGGTCGCCTACGACTCCGACGCCATCCTGCCCTCGATCCAGAAGATCAGCGACGCCGGCATCAAGTCGATCGCCTATGACGTGCAGTTCGAGGATCCGAACGCGCTCTACATCACCTTCGACAATGTCGGCGTCGGCCGCATTATGGCGCAGGAAACGCTGAAGGTGAAACCCGAAGGCCGCTATGCCTTCATCAAGGGCGACAAGGGCGATCCGAACGCCACCTTCCTGTTCCAGGGCATGCAGGAGGTGCTCAAGGACGCGCTTGCCAGCGGCAAGGTCACCAATGTCTGCGAGACCTTCACCGACGGCTGGAAGCCGGACAATGCCCAGAAGAACATGGAGCAGTGCCTGACCTCCACCAATAACGGCGTCGACGCAGTGCTGTCCGAGAACGACGGCATGGCCTCGGGCGTCGTCGCCGCCCTCGAAGCGCAGGGCATGGCCGGCTCGGTGCCGGTCACCGGCCAGGACGGCGATCTTGCCGCTATCAACCGTGTGGCGCTCGGCACCCAGCTGGTGTCGATCTGGAAGAACTCGATCGACCTCGGCACTACCGCCGCCAACGCGGCGATCGCCCTGGCCGACGGCACCGACCCGACGGCCATTCCCGGCGTCGCCAAGTTCAACGGGGGCAAGAACAAGGTGGAGATGAACGCCATCCTCCTGGCCCCCACCCCGATCACCAAGGACAATATCCAGGTGGCGATCGACGCCGGCCACATCACCAAGGAACAGGCCTGCGCCGGCGTGGCCGCCGGCTCGGTCCCGGCCTGCAACTGACCGGTCCGGCCTGAGCTGGAGACCTAGCGGCCGCGTCGCCCCACCGGGTGGCGCGGCCTTCTCGTCGGCGCCCGCCGCGGCGCGACACTTGCAATGGGCGGGGTTCGAACCCCGGCGGCCGTATCGCTCGGCCGGAGGTTGGGATGGCAGAACAATCAAGTAACGCTGGCCCCACGACCAGCAATGAGGGGCCGATCGCGCGTCTGATCCGCGCCGCCGAGATCGATACCCGCATGCTCGGCATGCTCGCCGCCATGCTGGTGATCTGGGTCGGCTTCGACGTCATCAGCGCGATCCTCAGGCCCGGTGGCGGCGGCCTGTTCGGCGGCTCTTTCCTCACCTCGCGCAATCTCTGGATCCTGCTGGTGCAGACCTCGGTGATCGCGGTGATGACTACCGGCATGGTGCTGGTGATCGTCCTGCGCCAGATCGACCTCAGCGTCGGCTCGATGCTGTCCATTGTGGCAATGGCAACCGGCGTGCTGCAGGTGTTCGATCTCGGCCCGCTGCTCGGCGTCGGGCACCCGGCGATCTGGATCATTGCCGTGGTATTCGCCATTCTGCTCGGCGCGGCCATCGGCGCCTTCAACGGCATCCTCATCGCCTATGGGCAGATCCCGAGCTTCATCGTCACCCTGGGCGGGCTGATCGCCTTCAGCGGCGCAGCCTTCCTCATTGCCAGCGGCGTCACGGTGGCGCCGATGGACAAGACCTTCAAGCTGATCGGCGGCAACGGTCCGGCCGCCTCTATCGGCCCGCTCTGGAGCTGGGCGCTGGCCGCCGTCGCCTGTGTCGGCATCGGTGTGGCGATCGTCGCCGGGCGGCGCCGACGCCTCAAGTTCAGCTTCAAGGCCAAGCCGGTCTGGGCCGAGGTGCTGAGCGTCGTGGTCGGCTGCGCCGCGGTGCTCGGCACCACCGCAGTGGTCAATTCCTATCTCTATCCGCCGCGCGTCGCCGAGCGCTTTGCGCTCGACAACAATATTCCCATTCCGCCCGGCGTCGAGAACAAGGCCGGGCTGGCCATCTGCCAGGCCGCCGACAAGGTCGTCTCCTGCGTCGACGGGCTGACCTTTCAGACCGGTTACCCCATCCCGGTGCTGATCATGCTGGCGGTCGGACTGGTGATGACCTTCGTCGCCCGCCGCACCCGCTTCGGCCGTTACATCTTCGCCACCGGCGGCAACCCCGAAGCGGCCGAGCTCGCCGGCATCAACACCAAGCGGCTGACCGTCATGGTGTTCACCCTGATGGGTGCGTTGGTCGGCATTTCGGCGATCATCGCCTCGGCGCGCCTCGATGCCGCGACCACCGCGCTCGGCACGCTCAACGAACTCTACGTCATCGCCGCGGCGGTGATCGGCGGCACCTCGCTGGCCGGCGGCATTGGCACCATCTATGGCGCCATCCTCGGCGCCCTGCTGATGCAGTCGCTGCAATCGGGCATGGCGCTGCTCAATGTGGATTCCGCCTATACCAACATCGTGGTCGGCATCGTGCTGGTGCTCGCGGTGTTCGTCGACCAGATCTATCGCCGGCGGGTGAAGTGAGGAGGCAGGCATGAGCACCGAGACAGTCGTCACCGACAAGGGCGCGCCGCTGGTCGAGATGCATGACATCTCGATCGCCTTTGGCGGTATCAAGGCCGTCGACCACGCTTCCATCGATCTCAATCCGGGCGAGGTGGTAGGCCTGCTCGGCCACAACGGCGCCGGCAAGTCGACGCTGATCAAGGTGCTGTCGGGCGCCTACAAGCGGGACTCGGGCACCATCCGCATCGACGGCAAGGATGTCGACATCTCCAACCCGCGCGACGCCAAGGCCTTTGGCATCGAGACCATCTACCAGACCCTGGCGCTCGCCGATAATGTCGACGCCACGGCCAATCTCTACCTCGGCCGTGAGCTGCGCACCCGCTGGGGCACTCTCGACGACATCGCCATGGAGGCCGAATGCCGCAAGGTGATGGGCCGCCTCAACCCCAATTTCCGGCGCTTCAAGGAACCGGTGAAGTCGCTTTCGGGCGGCCAGCGCCAATCGGTGGCCATCGCCCGCGCCATCCATTTCAACGCCCGCATCCTGATCATGGACGAGCCGACGGCGGCGCTCGGCCCCCAGGAAACCGCGCAGGTCGGCGAGCTGATCAAGCAGCTCAAGGCGCAGGGCATCGGCATCTTCCTGATCAGCCACGACATCCATGACGTGTTCGACCTCGCCGACCGCGTGACGGTGATGAAGAACGGCCGGGTCGTGGGCACCGCCCGCGTCAAGGACGTCACCAAGGACGAAGTGCTCGGCATGATCATCCTCGGCAAAGTCCCGCCCGGCGCCACCCCCGGGCCCGGCGCGATCAAGGACGCCTAACGAGAGAGCTCCTCCCTCGGGGAAGAGCAATCGCACCTCTGGCGAGCCGGTGCGGGAAGAGTACCCCCCACCCTGTTCCTCCTTACGCCGCCGTCGGTGAATCGTCTTCCACCTAGGGCAGGGCAAATGCATATGGGCACTGACGGTAGTTCGAGTGCCTCCTCCCCTTGTGGGAGAAGGTGGCCGAAGGCCGGATGAGGGGTTCTCTCCGCGTACTCAATCGCCCTTCGCTGCGCTCAGGTCGCGCTACACTTCGTTGCGCGGACCCCTCATCCGCCCTTCGGGCACCTCGCGGCGAGGGCTTTGCCCTCGTCCGCTGACCACAAGGGGAGAAGGCCCTTCGTCCACTGTCAGTGCTCATACGCGATGGCCCTGCCCTTAAGAGCTGGCGATAGCATCGCCCTACCGCGCCGGCGGGCCCGAACTGGCGCGGACGATCAGCCGCGGCTCGAACAGTTCGACCTCGCCCGATGGCGCCGACTTGCTGCGGATTTCCGCCAGCAGCCGGTCGATGGCGCGCTGCGCCATCTGCTCGACCGGCGCCGCCACCACGGTGGGGGGCGGGTTCATGATATTGGCGAAGTCGAAATCGTCGATGCCGACGACGGAAATGTCAGCCGGGACCTTGAGCCCCACCTGCTGCACCGCGTTGAGCACGCCCAGCGTCATCATGTTGGAAAGCGCGAAAATCGCCGTCGGCGGGTCGGGCTCGCCGAGCAGGCGCAACGTCGACTCGTGCGCGGTGGCCTGGTCGAAGCGGCCGTCGATCAGCAGCCGCTGCTCCACTGCCAGCCCGTGCGCCGCATGGGCGGCGAAATAGCCGCGCATGCGATCCTCGCCGGTGACGATATTAGGCCGGCCGGTGGTCACCGCGATGCGCCGGTGCCCCAGCCCGATCAGGTGATCGGTGGCGAGCCGGCCGGCGGTGACGTTGTCGAGCTTGACCACGTCATAGGGCAGCCCGGTGACGAAGCTGTCGAGCAGCACGGTGGGCACATGGATCTGCTCGGCGAGGCGCGCCCCATGCTCGGCGTCGGAGCGGGTGGGAATGATGATCAGGCCGGCGACGCGCTGCATGCGCATCATCTCGAGGATCTGCCGCTCGCGATCGTAATCCTCGCTGGTCGAATAGACCGCATCCATGTAGCCGGCCTCGAGGCAGGCCGATTCCACCACCTTGGCGACCTTGGCGAAATGCGGGTTGGTGATATCGGGCAGGATCAGCCCGATCAGCCGCGATTGTCCCATCCTGAGGCTGCGCGCCCCGCCATGCGGCACATAGCCGATCTCGCGCACCGCCGCCTCCACCTTGGCGATCACGTCCTCGCTGACCGGCGCCGAGCGGTTGATCGCCGCCGATGCGGTCGAAATCGCCACCCCCGCCAGGCGGGCCACATCCTTGATGGTGGCCAATCGACCCCCTCCTCCAATCGGCCCTCTTGCCAAGAGCGCATCAAAATGCACTATACGAAACGTTTCGAGTATGCAAATTGCTGCCGCGAAACTGGGGAGCACCCGTTTCGGCGCTTTGCCGGAACCGAAAAACGAAACGTTTCGACCGAGATATCGGCGAGACGGCAATGCGCTGGGGACGGCGCCAAGGGAGGATATCCAATGCTTAAGCTTTCACGGCGCAGCCTGCTGCTGTCGTCTGCCGCTCTCGCCGCCGGCGCCGGTCTCGGGGTCGGGCGCGCCTTCGCCCAGTCGGATGCCACCGCCACCCTGAAGCTGCAGGGCTTTGGCGGCGAGGCGCAACTCGCCGCGATCAACAACGCCATCAAGCGCTTCAACGCCAAATACCCCAACGTCACCGTCGAAGTGGAAATGGACGCCATCTCCACCGGCTGGGGCGACTACGTCACCAAGGTGCTGGGCCAGTTCAACGCCGGCGCCGCCGCCGATGTCTACGGCACCGCCATCGAGACCTTCCAGGCCTTCTCGTCGCGCGGCCTGTGGCTCGGCCTCAACGATTTCGTCGCCGCCAATACCGGCTTCTCCGATTTCGCGCCGAGCCTGTTCGAGCAGGGTTCCTACAAGGGGGAGATCAACTATGTCCCCATTGGCTGGAACAACATCATGATCAACTACAACCGCGACCTGTTCGACAAGGCCGGGGTGGCCTACCCGGCCAATGGCGCCTGGACCTGGGAAGAGTTCCGCGAGGTGGCGAAGAAACTCACCGTCAAGGACGGCTCGGGCAACGTCACCCAGTTCGGCTACGAGGTGCCCAACCAGAACTTCTTCATCCAGCCGTGGTTCTTCTCGAACGGCACCGGCGTCCTCAATGACGACTGGACCGCGTCCAACATGCTCGACCCCAAGGTCGCCGAGTCGCTGCAGTTCCTCTATGACCTGATCCATGTCGACGGCGTCTCGCCCATTCCGGGCAAGGACACCATGGACAACCAGTTCTTCGCCGGCCAGGTGGCGATGATCAGCCGCGGCCACTGGATCGTCGAGAACGCCAAGGCGAACAAGCTCAACATGGATATCGCCAAAGTGCCCTCGAAAGAGAGCGACACCACGGTAATCGGCTTCGGCGGCTACGCCATCAACAAGACCACCGCCAATGCCGATCTCGCCAAGGCGCTGGTCCTCGAGTTGACCAGTGAGGAGACGCAGAAGGAAGAAGGTGAAGGCGGCGGCGGCGTGCCCGGCCGCAAGTCGGCGGCCTCGACCGAAGCCTTCCTCAGCTTCCCGCCCTCGGCCGCGCTCTACTACGAGACCCTGCCGCACACCAAGGCGGTGCCCTCGCCGGCCAACTTCCAGGAAGTCGAGAAGATCTTCATCCGCTACTACACCGCGATGATGTCGGGCGAGACCTCGATCGCCGACGGCGTCAAGCAGGCCGATGCCGAGCTCAACGACTCGTTCGCCCGCCTGAAGCAGCAGATGGGCGGCTGACCGCTCCTCCCCCTCCGTCCGGGCAGCGCCACGAGGCGGGCCCGGACGGGGTTGCGCTGCGCCTGAGCCGGCCGATGATCTCTCAGTCGGTTTGCCTTCTCCCCTTGTGGGAGAAGGTGGCGCGAAGCGCCGGATGAGGGGTCCGCAACCCCTTGGTTGCGCGGCCGGAGCGAAGCGACGGGCGACACAACACGCGGAGAGAACCCCTCATCCGCCCTTCGGGCACCTTCTCCCACAAGGGGAGAAGGCGACAACTCAAGCATTGGCGCACCATGCCGACGACCGCAACTGTACCCAGATCCCGCCGCTCCGAACTGGCCCGCGCCCAGGCGCGCACCGGCTACCTGTTCGTGCTGCCGACGGCGGTGCTCTATCTCACCTTCGTCCTCGCCCCGGTGGTGCTGACCTGCATCCTCGCCTTTGCCTACTACGACCCGATGCTGGGCTCGCGCTGGGTCGGGTTCGACAATTTCGCCCGCTTCTTCTCCAATGGGCGCTCGCTGCAGATCCTTTGGAACACGCTGCGCTTCACCTTCTTCGCGGTGACCTTCAACGTCTCGATCGGGCTGATCCTGGCGCTGGCGCTCAACCGCATGATGCCGAGCTGGCTGCTGTATTTCTTCCGGTTGAGCTTCTTTCTGCCGGTCATCATCGCCGCGGCGTTCGTGTCGATCGTCTGGACCTATTTCTACGGCGACGACCTGGGCGTGATTAACTACTTCCTCCGCGTCGTCGGGCTGCCCGGCGTACGCTGGCTGACCGACGCCAACCAGGCCATGACCTCGATCATCATCATGGACGTCTGGAAGAACACCGGCTTCTTCATGATCATCTTCATCGCCGCGCTGCAGGGCGTGCCCAGGAACATCCTCGAGGCCGCGGTGATGGACGGCACGCCCGCCTGGCGGCAGTTCTTCCGCATCACCCTGCCCTACATCTCGCCGGTGGTGTTCTTCTGCATCGTTTACGCCTCGATCGGCGCGCTGCAGGTGTTCGAATCCATCGTCATCCTGACCCAGGGCGGCCCTGGCGACTCCACCCGCTCGCTTTCCATCCTCATCGTCGAGGAGGGCTTCGGCAGCTTCCAGATCGGCTATGCCGCGGCCATCTCGGTGGTGATGACGGTGCTGATCCTGCTGATCACCGCCCTCCAGCAACTGGTGTCGCGCAAGTGGGTGCAGCAATGAGCGCCGTGCTGCAGACCCAAGCCGCCAAGCGCTGGATCGACTGGGCCATCATCGCCTGCATGGTGCTGCTCGCCATCGGCATGCTGCTGCCGTTCCTGTGGCTGTTCTCGATGTCGTTCCGCCCGGTGGCCGACGCCTACAAGATGCCGCCCAGCTTCCTGCCGCCGAGCCTCGATTTTTCCAACTACCTCGCCGTGCTCAACTCCAAGGTGCCGTTCGTCCGCATCTACATGAACTCGGTGCTGATTGCGCTTCTCGTGACGGTTGGCCAGATGGTCACCTGCACGCTCGCCGCCTTCGCCTTCTCGCGGCTCAACTTCCGCGGCCGCGACGCGCTGTTCTTCATTCTCCTGGTCGGGCTGATGTTCCCCGCGCAGGTGACGATCCTGCCGATCTATCTCGGCTATGCGCGGGTCGGGCTGCTCAACCAGCCGGTCGGGCTGGCGCTGATGTACCTGACCTCCAGCTTCGGGGTGTTCCTGATGCGGCAGTTCATGCTCAGCCAGCCCAAGGCGCTGGAAGAGGCGGCGCTGATGGATGGCGCCGGCTACCTCAAGATCTTCTGGCGCATCTCGCTGCCGCAGCTGAGGCCCGCGCTCTCGGCGCTCGGCATCATCACCTTCACCCAGACCTGGAACTACTACTTCCAGGCCAAGGTGCTGCTCGGCAAGCAGGACCAGATGACCCTGCCGCTCGCCATGGATGTGCTGCGCGGCTACATGGGCGCCGGCAACCTGTCGGTGGTCATGGCCGCCATGAGCATGTCGATCCTGCCGGTGGTGCTGCTCTTCCTCCTCGCCCAGAAATTCGTGATCGAAGGCATCACGATGAGCGGCATCAAGAACTGAGGCGTCCGGTGACCATGCCATCGGCCCACAGGTCCGGCGCGAGCCGCCCCCCACCCCTGTCCCCTCCCCACGAGGGGGAGGGAGACGCCATCACCAGCGCCAGTGTTTTGGTCTCCCTCCCCCTTGCGGGGAGGGGACAGGGGTGGGGGTCCACCATCGCCGGCGTCAATTGCCCGCACCTGAACGACAACACCAAGGATCTCAACTGAATGTGGGACGATCTCGCCTCCATCGAGCCGCGCTTTCACTATGCCGGCGAACGCTCCCGCTACATTGCCTTTCCGCTCGGCGGCATCGGGTCGGGCGGGTTGTCGATCTCGGGCAGCGGCCGGCTGATCGACTGGTCGATCCGCAACCGGCCGGCGCTGCAGGGCTATAACGGCTACTCGCATTTCGCCATCAAGGCCGAAAAGGATGGCGCGCTGCTCGATGCGCGGGTGCTCAACGGGCCCTACGATCTCAACCCCTCGGGCGCGCCGGGCCTGCGCAAGATGTTCGATGGCTTCGGCCATGGCGCCAACCGGCAGACGCTGGCCGGCGTGCCGCATTTCAAGTCGGTCGAGTTCTACGGTCGCTTCCCCACTGCCGACCTGGTGTTCGCCGATCCGCATTTCCCCGGCCAGGTGCGGCTGACGGCGCTGTCGCCGTTCATCCCGCACAATGACCGCGACAGCTCGATGCCGGTGGCGATGTTCGAGTTCGAGATCGTCAACCCGACGGCCGACGCGCTCACCTACACGCTGGCCGGCACGCTGGGCAATTACGGCTCCAACAGCGGCCGGCACAGCTTCACCCAGTCGGACGGCATCTCATCGCTGCACCTCACCTCGACCGATACCGAGCTGCCCGAGACCGACCGCGGCGACCTCACCATCGCCACCGACGCCGACGATGTCGACCATACCGACCACCATTATCGCGGCCAGTGGTTCGACGACCTGGCGGTCTACTGGAAGGAGTTCGCCCGCCCCGGCCGGCTGCCCAAGCGCCACTACGACCAGCCGCGCACCAGTCGGCACATGAGCCTGCAACCCGAACACGCGACGCTCGGCGCCCGCATCACGGTACCGGCCGGCGGCCGCAAGCGGGTCCGTTTCGTCATCTCCTGGAGCTTCCCCAAGGGCGATATCTACTGGGCCTTCCGGCCCAAGCCCGATGGGGTGATCCCGGATCGGCCGACCCCGAGCTGGACCAACTACTACGCCACCCAATGGGCGAACTCGACCGCCAGCGCCACCGAGGCGCTCAAACGCTGGGACAGCCTTGCCGCTGCCACCGTGGCCTTCCGCGACGGCCTGTTCGGCACCACGCTGCCCCCCGAGGTCAAGGACGCAGCCTCGTCGACGCTCGCGCTGCTCCGCACCGCCACGGTGATCCGGCTCGAGCAGGGCGAGCTCTGGGCGTGGGAAGGCCAGCACATCAATGACGGCTCCTGCGAGGGCTCGTGCACCCATGTGTGGAACTACCAGCAGGCGCTGGCGCATCTGTTCCCGGCGATCGAGCGGACGCTGCGCGAGACCGAACTCAGCTACAACATGCTGCCATCGGGCGGCCTGACCTTCCGCCAGAAACTGCCGCTCGGTTCGAGCTTCGACATTATCGGCCCCTGCGCCGACGGGCATTTCGGCGCCATCATCAAGACCTTCCGCGACTGGAAGCTCTCGGGCGACAGCGATTGGCTCCGTCGCTACTGGCCGCAGGTGAAGCGGGCCATCGAATATGCCTGGTCGCCGGAGAACCCCGACCGCTGGGACCCTGACGAGACCGGCATTCTCTCGGGCCGCCAGCACCAGACGCTCGACATGGAGCTGTTCGAGCCCAATTCCTGGCTCGCCTCGATGTATGTGGCGGCTCTGCTCGCCACCGCCGAGATGGCGAGGGCGATGGGCGACAACGCACTTGCGGACAAGGCCGCCCGGCTCGGCAAGGCCGGCGCCGATTACATCAACACCGAGCTCTTCAACGGCCGCTGGTTCATCCAGAAGATCGACCTCGGCGACAAATCCGTGCTCACCCCGTTCGATGTCGGCCGCGCCGCCGGTGTCTTGGCCGACGGCTTCATGGAAACCTACTGGTCCGACGAGTTCAGCGAGCTGAAATACCAGATGGGCGAAGGCTGCATCTCCGACCAGGTGCTTGGGCTGTGGCACGCCGAAGTCGCGGGGCTCGGTGCCTTCCTCGATCCCGCCAAGGTGGAAACCGCGCTTCGCTCGGTGCATCGCAACAACTTCAAGCCGAGCCTCGAGCAGCACTTCAACCCGGGCCGCAACTACGCCTACGAGGACGAGGCGGGGCTGTTGATCGCCACCTACCCCGAGGGCATCCGCCAGCCGATGGTCGCGGCGCCCTACGCCGAGGAAGTGTGGACCGGCATCGAATACATGTCGGCTTCGCACATGATCATGCACGGGCTGATCGAGGAAGGCCTGGACGTGGTCCGCGCCGCCCGCAACCGCCATGACGGCAGTCGCCGCAACCCGTGGAACGACATCGAATGCGGCTCCTACTATGCCCGCTCGATGTCGGCCTGGCAGCTGGTCAACGCCTTCTCCGGCCTCTCCGCCGATTTCGTCAGCGGCCGCGTCAGCTTCGCGCCCAAGCTGACGGGCGACTGCGAACTGTTCTGGTCGGCCGGCAACGGCTTCGGCCGGCTGAGCCGCAGCAACGGTCGGCTGCGTTTGAGCGTGCTGGGCGGCACCCTTGCGGCAAAGGAACTCGCGGTCGATGGCGTGTCCCATGGCCCCGTCAGCCTCGACGCCGGCGAAAGCCTCGAACTGGGAGCGGCAGCGTAATGGCCGGCATCCAGCTCAAGTCCGTCCGCAAGAGTTTTCAGGGTTTCGAGGTCATCCACGGCATCGACCTCGAGATCGCCGATGGCTCGTTCACGGTGTTCGTCGGCCCTTCCGGCTGCGGCAAGTCGACCTTGCTGCGGATGATGGCCGGGCTCGAGGAAATCACCGCCGGTGAGGTCCATATCGACGGGGTACGCTGCGACCACCTGCTGCCGGCGGCGCGGGGCTTCGCCATGGTGTTCCAGTCCTATGCGCTCTACCCGCATATGAGCGTCGAGCAGAACCTCAGGTTCGGGCTCGAAAACCAGAAGCTCGAAAAGCGCGAGATCGCGGCGCGGGTGCAGAAGGCCGCCGGCATCCTGCAGATCGAGCATCTGCTGGCGCGCCGGCCCAGCCAGCTCTCGGGCGGCCAGAGCCAGCGCGTCGCCATCGGCCGCGCCATCGTCAAGGAACCCAAGGCCTTCCTGTTCGACGAGCCGCTCAGCAATCTCGACGCCGAACTCAGGGTGAAGATGCGCGGCGAGCTGATCAGCCTGCATCAGCGGCTGGGCTCGACCATGATCTACGTCACCCACGACCAGGTCGAGGCGATGACCATGGCCGACCGCATCGTGGTGCTCAACCAAGGCCAGATCGAGCAGGTCGGCACTCCGGTCGAGCTCTATGCCCGGCCGCGTAACCGCTTCGTCGCCGGCTTCCTCGGCGCGCCGCCGATGAACATGCTGGCCGGCACGGTCACTGGCGGTGGCGTGCTGCTGGAGGGCGGCACACTGGTGCCGCTGCCCGGTCGCACGGTCCCGCTCGCCGAGGGCGCTCCGGTGACCCTGGGCATCCGCCCCGAGCATGTCGAAGTCCGCCCCGGCCCGCTCAAGCTCGCCGTGGCAACCACCGAGGTGCTGGGCTCCGAAACCATTGTCCACGCCACCACCGGCTCTGGCGCCCCCTTCACCGTCGCACTGCGGGGCATCAGCGGCGTCAAGGCCGGCGACAGCCTCGAGGTCGACCTCCCCGCCGCCTTCATCCACCTGTTTGACGAGGCCGGCACCACGATCGGCGCCACCGAGGACTGGCGGGCCGCGTATCTGACGTGAGGGGGCGCGGCACGTAGAGGTCGATCTTGACGCCCGCCGCCCGGTCCCTTCTCCCTCAGGGGAGAAGGTGGCGCGAAGCGCCGGTTGAGGGGTGAAGCGGCGCAACCTGCGCTCGCTGAAAAACTGAACCCCTCACCCTAGTTCCGCTACGGACCTTCGGTCCTAGCTGCACTGCCCTCTCCCCTCAGGGGAGAGGGGACGATGTGGCGAAATCAGGCGCTCCGTCACCCCTTGGTCGAGCCGCCCGCCATGCCGTCGATGAAATGCCGCTGCAGCAGCACGAACAGCATCAGGATCGGCACCACGATGATCACCGCGGCGGCCATGATCTCACCCCAGTCGCTGGAATATTGCCCGCTGAGCAGGGTGAACGCCACCACCGCGGTCATCTCACCCTTGGCCTG from Devosia sp. A16 encodes the following:
- a CDS encoding substrate-binding domain-containing protein, with amino-acid sequence MKFKILTLLAGAVLITASSTAVMAAGKTIAVSWKTFQEERWKTDEAAIKKVVKAAGDTYLSTDAQGSAQKQAADIESLISQKPDVILVVAYDSDAILPSIQKISDAGIKSIAYDVQFEDPNALYITFDNVGVGRIMAQETLKVKPEGRYAFIKGDKGDPNATFLFQGMQEVLKDALASGKVTNVCETFTDGWKPDNAQKNMEQCLTSTNNGVDAVLSENDGMASGVVAALEAQGMAGSVPVTGQDGDLAAINRVALGTQLVSIWKNSIDLGTTAANAAIALADGTDPTAIPGVAKFNGGKNKVEMNAILLAPTPITKDNIQVAIDAGHITKEQACAGVAAGSVPACN
- a CDS encoding sugar ABC transporter permease gives rise to the protein MAEQSSNAGPTTSNEGPIARLIRAAEIDTRMLGMLAAMLVIWVGFDVISAILRPGGGGLFGGSFLTSRNLWILLVQTSVIAVMTTGMVLVIVLRQIDLSVGSMLSIVAMATGVLQVFDLGPLLGVGHPAIWIIAVVFAILLGAAIGAFNGILIAYGQIPSFIVTLGGLIAFSGAAFLIASGVTVAPMDKTFKLIGGNGPAASIGPLWSWALAAVACVGIGVAIVAGRRRRLKFSFKAKPVWAEVLSVVVGCAAVLGTTAVVNSYLYPPRVAERFALDNNIPIPPGVENKAGLAICQAADKVVSCVDGLTFQTGYPIPVLIMLAVGLVMTFVARRTRFGRYIFATGGNPEAAELAGINTKRLTVMVFTLMGALVGISAIIASARLDAATTALGTLNELYVIAAAVIGGTSLAGGIGTIYGAILGALLMQSLQSGMALLNVDSAYTNIVVGIVLVLAVFVDQIYRRRVK
- a CDS encoding ATP-binding cassette domain-containing protein, whose product is MSTETVVTDKGAPLVEMHDISIAFGGIKAVDHASIDLNPGEVVGLLGHNGAGKSTLIKVLSGAYKRDSGTIRIDGKDVDISNPRDAKAFGIETIYQTLALADNVDATANLYLGRELRTRWGTLDDIAMEAECRKVMGRLNPNFRRFKEPVKSLSGGQRQSVAIARAIHFNARILIMDEPTAALGPQETAQVGELIKQLKAQGIGIFLISHDIHDVFDLADRVTVMKNGRVVGTARVKDVTKDEVLGMIILGKVPPGATPGPGAIKDA
- a CDS encoding LacI family DNA-binding transcriptional regulator — protein: MATIKDVARLAGVAISTASAAINRSAPVSEDVIAKVEAAVREIGYVPHGGARSLRMGQSRLIGLILPDITNPHFAKVAKVVESACLEAGYMDAVYSTSEDYDRERQILEMMRMQRVAGLIIIPTRSDAEHGARLAEQIHVPTVLLDSFVTGLPYDVVKLDNVTAGRLATDHLIGLGHRRIAVTTGRPNIVTGEDRMRGYFAAHAAHGLAVEQRLLIDGRFDQATAHESTLRLLGEPDPPTAIFALSNMMTLGVLNAVQQVGLKVPADISVVGIDDFDFANIMNPPPTVVAAPVEQMAQRAIDRLLAEIRSKSAPSGEVELFEPRLIVRASSGPPAR
- a CDS encoding ABC transporter substrate-binding protein encodes the protein MLKLSRRSLLLSSAALAAGAGLGVGRAFAQSDATATLKLQGFGGEAQLAAINNAIKRFNAKYPNVTVEVEMDAISTGWGDYVTKVLGQFNAGAAADVYGTAIETFQAFSSRGLWLGLNDFVAANTGFSDFAPSLFEQGSYKGEINYVPIGWNNIMINYNRDLFDKAGVAYPANGAWTWEEFREVAKKLTVKDGSGNVTQFGYEVPNQNFFIQPWFFSNGTGVLNDDWTASNMLDPKVAESLQFLYDLIHVDGVSPIPGKDTMDNQFFAGQVAMISRGHWIVENAKANKLNMDIAKVPSKESDTTVIGFGGYAINKTTANADLAKALVLELTSEETQKEEGEGGGGVPGRKSAASTEAFLSFPPSAALYYETLPHTKAVPSPANFQEVEKIFIRYYTAMMSGETSIADGVKQADAELNDSFARLKQQMGG
- a CDS encoding carbohydrate ABC transporter permease, which encodes MPTTATVPRSRRSELARAQARTGYLFVLPTAVLYLTFVLAPVVLTCILAFAYYDPMLGSRWVGFDNFARFFSNGRSLQILWNTLRFTFFAVTFNVSIGLILALALNRMMPSWLLYFFRLSFFLPVIIAAAFVSIVWTYFYGDDLGVINYFLRVVGLPGVRWLTDANQAMTSIIIMDVWKNTGFFMIIFIAALQGVPRNILEAAVMDGTPAWRQFFRITLPYISPVVFFCIVYASIGALQVFESIVILTQGGPGDSTRSLSILIVEEGFGSFQIGYAAAISVVMTVLILLITALQQLVSRKWVQQ
- a CDS encoding carbohydrate ABC transporter permease, which codes for MSAVLQTQAAKRWIDWAIIACMVLLAIGMLLPFLWLFSMSFRPVADAYKMPPSFLPPSLDFSNYLAVLNSKVPFVRIYMNSVLIALLVTVGQMVTCTLAAFAFSRLNFRGRDALFFILLVGLMFPAQVTILPIYLGYARVGLLNQPVGLALMYLTSSFGVFLMRQFMLSQPKALEEAALMDGAGYLKIFWRISLPQLRPALSALGIITFTQTWNYYFQAKVLLGKQDQMTLPLAMDVLRGYMGAGNLSVVMAAMSMSILPVVLLFLLAQKFVIEGITMSGIKN